In a genomic window of Nostoc sp. UHCC 0870:
- a CDS encoding Crp/Fnr family transcriptional regulator, with the protein MQTEVFSEIFPLLSTANPQTLEWLLNVAIEHEYPVGRAVLMEDAWGNAVYFVVSGWVKVRRTCGEDSVALAILGKGDFFGEMAILDESPRSTDVIALSTVKLLSISRERFIQILFKDPQLHHRMLQLMVRRLRQINQRLQIRSSPPAVKLAHTLVSLGESYGQESETGKEILNIPFKDLAEVTEISVEETTKIMEKLHEKGWIEINHANNIVYLINFKQLVNLAGKV; encoded by the coding sequence ATGCAGACCGAGGTTTTTAGTGAAATTTTTCCTTTGTTGAGTACAGCCAACCCACAAACCCTAGAGTGGCTGCTCAATGTTGCCATTGAACACGAATACCCAGTCGGAAGAGCCGTCTTAATGGAAGATGCTTGGGGTAACGCAGTTTACTTTGTCGTTTCTGGCTGGGTGAAAGTCAGGCGCACCTGTGGAGAAGATTCTGTAGCTTTAGCCATTTTGGGTAAGGGCGATTTTTTTGGAGAAATGGCGATTTTAGATGAATCCCCCCGGTCAACAGATGTAATTGCCCTTTCTACCGTAAAATTGCTCAGTATTTCCAGAGAACGCTTTATTCAAATACTGTTTAAAGATCCCCAGTTACACCATCGGATGTTGCAGTTAATGGTGCGGCGATTGCGACAAATCAACCAACGGTTACAAATTAGGTCTTCACCACCTGCGGTTAAACTTGCTCATACCTTAGTCAGTTTAGGCGAAAGCTATGGACAGGAATCAGAAACTGGTAAGGAAATTTTGAATATTCCTTTTAAGGATTTAGCAGAAGTGACAGAAATTAGTGTAGAAGAAACGACTAAAATTATGGAAAAACTACACGAAAAAGGTTGGATAGAAATTAACCATGCGAACAATATTGTTTATCTCATCAACTTCAAACAATTGGTGAATTTAGCCGGTAAAGTCTAA
- a CDS encoding pilus assembly protein PilB, with translation MWSPEGKPADSGASRQEMLHTTPSIWEQEPEREQIFKLIDTLLSFEACLYHQILPLRLENKQLLLGMVHPLDNGALDYVNRILSYVNYTMMTQEIAIATHRTILSVYLTYKNTSPPDNQPIEELETKTNLEQHPQDNTAEIDITSPSSENKYSATTHQPPEQQINSSAQTPNVVPSVKNQPEENVGFDDVTVLQLHPPEVFTSIEALTSLPPKKLLEELLARVLSGGIGRLYLERQPYQGRIIWSDNGVLQSVLEDIPLSIFQGVLNELKRFGSLPVTRHAEPRQIEKECLYQQTRVLLRIRVMPGSYGEEATLQVLRGAALKFYQQQQLVHLSRDVIGISQQLSHKLHELNQRLLLNPVLKPEDSEAIVALNQLIENLDNQIKILAANNQLPI, from the coding sequence ATGTGGTCTCCAGAGGGTAAACCAGCTGATAGCGGAGCAAGTAGACAGGAAATGCTACATACAACTCCCAGCATTTGGGAGCAAGAACCAGAACGTGAACAAATATTTAAACTGATTGATACCTTATTATCCTTTGAAGCTTGTCTATACCACCAAATACTGCCCTTAAGGTTAGAAAACAAGCAACTATTGCTAGGAATGGTTCATCCACTGGATAACGGGGCGTTAGATTATGTGAATCGGATTCTATCCTATGTCAATTACACAATGATGACCCAGGAAATTGCGATCGCAACCCACCGTACCATCCTCTCAGTCTATCTCACCTATAAAAATACATCTCCCCCAGACAACCAACCGATAGAAGAACTAGAAACCAAAACTAATTTAGAACAGCATCCCCAGGACAACACTGCGGAAATTGATATTACATCACCATCCTCAGAAAACAAATATTCAGCCACCACTCATCAACCTCCTGAACAACAAATAAATAGTTCTGCTCAAACTCCTAATGTTGTTCCTTCTGTTAAAAATCAGCCAGAAGAAAATGTGGGTTTCGACGATGTGACTGTTTTGCAGTTGCACCCTCCAGAAGTCTTCACCTCTATAGAAGCACTGACAAGTTTACCTCCTAAGAAATTACTAGAAGAATTACTAGCGCGAGTCTTAAGCGGAGGGATTGGCCGCCTGTATTTAGAAAGACAACCCTATCAAGGGAGAATCATATGGAGTGATAACGGTGTCTTGCAATCTGTGTTAGAAGATATACCCTTATCTATTTTTCAAGGGGTACTGAATGAATTGAAGCGTTTTGGTTCACTTCCTGTCACCAGACACGCAGAACCAAGACAAATAGAAAAAGAATGCTTGTATCAACAAACCCGTGTATTATTACGCATTCGAGTCATGCCGGGAAGCTATGGGGAAGAGGCTACATTACAAGTGCTACGGGGAGCAGCTTTAAAATTCTATCAACAGCAACAGTTAGTTCATCTGAGCCGAGATGTCATTGGCATTTCTCAACAACTCAGCCATAAATTACACGAGTTAAACCAAAGACTGTTGCTCAATCCAGTCCTCAAACCAGAAGACTCAGAAGCCATTGTAGCTTTAAACCAGTTAATAGAAAATTTAGACAACCAAATCAAAATACTGGCAGCTAATAATCAGTTGCCAATATAA
- a CDS encoding M61 family metallopeptidase: MTEATAPRIDIDVQETVPTIYYQVAMPQPETHLFEVSLQIVNHTSSILDLKMPVWTPGSYLVREYAKNLQDFAAFAGDKPLSWRKISKNHWQIHTNNVSQITVKYRIFANELSVRTNHLDATHGYFNGAALFLRLLGCDHLPIRITVIPPYPQWEVTTALPTMGEQSHTFYAADFDTLVDSPFEVGEHQVYHFDVLGKPHELAIWGQGNFQVQPLISDIEKIVQVEAQMFGGLPYDRYIFLVHLFAQAYGGLEHKNCCSLIYQRFGFRTQDKYERFIQLLAHEFFHLWNVKRIRPKALEVFNYDEESYTPSLWFCEGTTSYYDLLIPLRAGIYDAKSYLNYWNKEITRFLTTPGRKVQSLAESSFDAWIKLYRPDANSGNSQISYYLKGEMVSLLLDLLIRARHRNQRSLDDVMRQMWHEFGQPEIGYTPEQLQAIIESVAGVNLTEFFESYIDGTEELPFNQYLEPFGLRLVIEKEEEPYLGIKVHTDNGREMIKFVEAGSPAQLAGIDAGDELLAIAGIKVTSHQLSDRLKDYQPSDTIEVTIFHQDELRTLSVTLGQPRSTKYQVIAVNDPNTIQQENFAGWLGMPLSTIG; this comes from the coding sequence ATGACTGAAGCAACAGCACCTCGTATCGATATTGACGTCCAGGAAACCGTGCCGACGATTTATTATCAGGTGGCAATGCCACAACCAGAAACGCATCTATTTGAGGTTAGTTTACAAATTGTAAACCATACATCATCAATTCTTGACTTAAAAATGCCGGTATGGACACCAGGATCATACTTGGTGCGGGAGTACGCCAAAAATTTACAAGATTTTGCGGCTTTTGCAGGAGATAAGCCTTTAAGTTGGCGTAAGATTAGCAAAAATCACTGGCAAATCCATACAAACAACGTATCCCAAATAACAGTAAAATACCGTATTTTTGCCAATGAGCTATCGGTAAGAACCAATCATTTAGATGCTACCCACGGTTATTTCAATGGTGCAGCCCTGTTTTTAAGACTGCTGGGATGCGATCATCTACCCATCCGTATTACTGTCATACCACCGTATCCCCAATGGGAGGTAACTACTGCCTTACCAACAATGGGTGAGCAGTCTCATACTTTCTATGCTGCCGATTTTGATACTTTGGTGGATAGTCCGTTTGAGGTGGGTGAGCATCAGGTGTATCACTTTGATGTGTTAGGAAAACCTCATGAATTAGCAATTTGGGGACAGGGAAATTTCCAGGTACAGCCACTAATTAGCGATATTGAAAAAATTGTCCAAGTCGAAGCCCAGATGTTTGGTGGTTTGCCATATGATCGCTATATCTTTTTGGTGCATTTATTTGCCCAAGCCTATGGAGGTTTAGAGCATAAAAACTGTTGCTCTTTGATTTATCAACGGTTTGGATTTCGTACTCAGGATAAATATGAACGCTTTATCCAATTACTAGCACACGAGTTCTTTCACTTATGGAACGTTAAGCGCATTCGCCCCAAAGCCCTAGAGGTGTTTAATTACGACGAAGAAAGCTATACACCGTCTTTGTGGTTCTGTGAGGGGACAACTAGTTATTATGACTTGTTAATTCCTTTAAGGGCAGGAATTTATGATGCTAAATCCTATCTAAATTATTGGAATAAGGAGATTACTAGATTTTTGACGACACCAGGGCGGAAAGTACAATCCCTGGCTGAGTCTAGTTTTGATGCTTGGATTAAACTCTATCGCCCAGATGCTAATAGTGGCAATTCTCAAATTTCCTACTATTTAAAGGGAGAAATGGTGTCTTTGTTGCTAGATTTGCTAATTAGAGCGCGGCATCGCAATCAGCGTTCTCTGGATGATGTGATGCGGCAAATGTGGCATGAATTTGGGCAACCAGAAATTGGCTATACACCAGAACAGTTGCAGGCAATTATTGAATCTGTAGCCGGAGTGAATTTAACCGAGTTCTTTGAGTCCTACATCGATGGTACGGAAGAATTACCGTTTAATCAGTACCTAGAGCCTTTCGGGTTACGTTTGGTGATAGAGAAGGAGGAAGAGCCTTATCTGGGAATCAAGGTACATACTGACAACGGTAGGGAAATGATTAAATTTGTGGAGGCTGGTTCTCCTGCCCAACTAGCAGGAATTGATGCAGGTGATGAGTTGCTAGCAATTGCAGGTATCAAGGTGACATCTCATCAATTGAGCGATCGCCTCAAAGATTATCAGCCAAGTGATACCATTGAGGTAACAATTTTCCATCAAGATGAACTGCGGACTTTATCTGTAACTCTGGGACAACCACGTTCTACGAAGTATCAGGTAATAGCAGTAAATGACCCCAACACCATACAGCAAGAAAATTTTGCTGGTTGGTTAGGTATGCCGTTATCTACAATTGGTTGA
- the pstC gene encoding phosphate ABC transporter permease subunit PstC, whose protein sequence is MNIAKKNRLSPKVVRDLRERVIEFILFLAALSSVATTAAIIGILFYESILFFQKVSLWEFLTDTQWTPLFDNKHYGIWPLVSGTLVTTVVALAVAIPLGTIIAIYLSEFAPPIVREVVKPALELLAGIPTVVYGYFALLFVTPLLQTFLPDLPGFNMLSAGLVIGVMIIPYVSSLSEDAMRAVPTHLREGSYATGATRLQTALRVVLPASTSGVIAAYILGISRAAGETMVVAIAAGGQPNLTLNPMEPAATMTAYIVSVSLGDLPHGTLEYETIFAVGLSLVLMTLVFNIIGYFLTKRYREIY, encoded by the coding sequence ATGAATATTGCCAAAAAAAACCGTTTATCTCCCAAGGTAGTCAGGGATTTGCGGGAACGGGTAATTGAGTTTATTTTGTTTCTGGCAGCACTTTCTTCTGTAGCAACTACGGCAGCCATCATTGGCATCTTGTTTTACGAATCCATACTATTTTTCCAGAAAGTATCCCTATGGGAATTCCTCACAGACACCCAATGGACACCTTTATTTGATAATAAGCATTATGGAATTTGGCCTCTAGTTTCCGGTACTTTAGTCACCACAGTAGTTGCTTTAGCAGTAGCCATCCCATTGGGGACAATTATTGCCATCTACTTAAGTGAATTTGCACCTCCTATAGTCCGAGAGGTAGTAAAACCAGCTTTAGAATTACTGGCGGGTATTCCCACCGTAGTTTATGGTTACTTTGCCCTATTGTTTGTCACACCTTTATTGCAAACATTCCTACCCGATTTACCTGGGTTTAATATGTTGAGTGCCGGCTTAGTCATCGGGGTGATGATTATTCCTTACGTTAGTTCTCTAAGTGAAGATGCCATGCGTGCAGTTCCTACACATCTGCGTGAAGGTTCTTATGCAACAGGGGCAACTCGTTTACAGACAGCATTACGAGTTGTTTTACCAGCGTCTACTTCTGGTGTGATTGCCGCTTATATCTTAGGTATTTCTCGCGCGGCTGGTGAAACAATGGTTGTTGCTATTGCCGCAGGTGGACAGCCTAACTTGACATTGAACCCGATGGAACCCGCCGCCACAATGACCGCCTACATAGTATCAGTGAGTCTTGGTGATTTGCCTCATGGCACTTTGGAATATGAGACTATATTTGCTGTAGGACTGTCTTTAGTTTTAATGACTTTGGTTTTCAACATTATTGGTTATTTTCTTACCAAGCGATACCGAGAAATTTATTGA
- a CDS encoding phosphate ABC transporter ATP-binding protein — MNKLIPAIKVKNFSFYYDTKKIIESVSMDIYQSKVTAIIGPSGCGKSTFLKCLNRMNELETEVRVEGRVEFFNQNIYERRINLNRLRRQVSIVFSKPNLFPMSVYDNVAYGIKIVGWRPKLEIDGIVESALKDADLWDELKHKLHKSALDLSGGQQQRLCIARALAVKPKIILMDEPCFGLDPIASMKVESLIQSLRLRSELTIVVVSHNLSQVTRISDFTAFFHLNEYRIGHLVEFGITKKIFTNPVNSRTRDYVITRIS; from the coding sequence ATGAATAAACTAATTCCAGCTATCAAAGTCAAAAATTTCAGTTTTTATTATGACACCAAAAAAATAATAGAAAGTGTGTCGATGGATATTTACCAGAGTAAAGTCACTGCAATTATTGGCCCTAGTGGTTGTGGAAAATCTACCTTTTTGAAATGTCTCAATCGGATGAACGAATTAGAAACAGAGGTACGAGTTGAAGGTAGAGTAGAATTTTTTAATCAAAACATTTATGAGCGTCGAATCAATTTAAATCGATTACGCCGACAAGTGAGTATAGTATTTTCCAAACCAAATCTATTTCCCATGAGTGTTTATGATAATGTAGCCTATGGGATCAAAATAGTCGGATGGCGACCCAAATTAGAGATAGATGGAATTGTCGAATCAGCACTCAAAGACGCTGATTTATGGGATGAGTTAAAACATAAACTACATAAATCTGCTTTAGACCTTTCTGGTGGTCAACAACAAAGACTTTGTATTGCCCGTGCTTTAGCTGTAAAGCCGAAAATTATTTTAATGGATGAGCCTTGTTTTGGCCTTGATCCCATTGCTAGTATGAAGGTGGAGAGCTTGATCCAAAGTTTACGTTTACGCTCTGAACTAACAATCGTTGTTGTTAGCCACAATTTATCACAAGTCACCCGGATATCTGATTTTACAGCCTTCTTTCACCTGAATGAATATCGGATTGGACATTTGGTTGAATTTGGTATCACTAAAAAAATTTTTACGAACCCTGTTAATTCCCGTACTCGTGATTACGTCATAACTCGTATTAGTTAG
- a CDS encoding PstS family phosphate ABC transporter substrate-binding protein, whose product MKKMNLKPHSLTALGVISVAATLGVSINAVHSQGVSTIKIDGSSTVFPITEAVAEEFQKSQRGRVRVTVGVSGTGGGFKKFCRGETDISGASRPILQKEINDCKAAGIRYVELPVAFDALTVVVHPQNTWAKNLTVAELKKIWEPGAQGKVNNWSQIRQGFPNAPLKLFGPGTNSGTFDYFTEAVVGKSKSSRGDFTASEDDNALVQGVARDKNALGYFGFAYYQENKNKLKAVPINGVTPSETTVKNGTYNPLSRPVFIYVSSKAMDKPEVKQFVQYYLSNGARFSKEVGYVALPASAYTTAQSHFNKKRFGTVFGGKEQVGLKIDELMRRQARE is encoded by the coding sequence GTGAAAAAAATGAATCTTAAGCCTCACAGTTTGACTGCATTAGGTGTAATTTCAGTGGCTGCCACCTTAGGCGTATCAATCAACGCCGTACATTCCCAAGGTGTCAGCACAATTAAAATAGACGGTTCTAGTACCGTATTTCCAATTACAGAAGCAGTAGCTGAAGAATTCCAAAAATCGCAAAGAGGTAGAGTTCGGGTTACAGTTGGTGTTTCTGGTACTGGTGGTGGGTTCAAAAAGTTCTGTCGTGGTGAGACAGATATCTCTGGTGCTTCTCGTCCCATTCTGCAAAAAGAAATTAATGATTGTAAAGCAGCAGGTATTCGTTATGTGGAACTACCAGTAGCTTTTGATGCCTTGACTGTTGTAGTTCATCCTCAAAATACATGGGCAAAAAACCTGACAGTGGCTGAACTCAAGAAAATATGGGAACCAGGCGCGCAAGGCAAGGTGAATAATTGGAGTCAGATTCGTCAAGGATTCCCCAACGCACCCTTAAAATTATTTGGACCTGGTACGAATTCTGGAACATTCGACTACTTTACCGAAGCTGTTGTCGGCAAGTCTAAATCCAGTCGGGGTGATTTCACTGCCAGCGAAGACGACAACGCACTTGTACAGGGTGTTGCCCGCGATAAGAACGCCCTTGGCTACTTTGGCTTTGCGTACTATCAAGAAAACAAGAATAAATTAAAAGCCGTACCTATTAATGGTGTAACGCCTTCAGAAACAACCGTAAAAAATGGTACTTACAACCCCTTATCTCGTCCTGTATTTATCTATGTCAGTTCCAAGGCTATGGATAAGCCAGAAGTGAAGCAGTTTGTGCAATATTACCTCAGCAATGGTGCTAGGTTCTCCAAAGAAGTAGGGTATGTTGCTTTACCAGCGTCAGCATATACCACTGCTCAGAGCCACTTCAACAAGAAGAGATTTGGTACAGTCTTTGGTGGTAAAGAACAGGTGGGACTGAAGATTGACGAGTTAATGCGCCGTCAAGCTAGAGAGTAA